The following are encoded together in the Xanthobacter autotrophicus Py2 genome:
- a CDS encoding precorrin-2 C20-methyltransferase (TIGRFAM: precorrin-2 C20-methyltransferase~PFAM: Uroporphyrin-III C/tetrapyrrole (Corrin/Porphyrin) methyltransferase~KEGG: sme:SMc03191 probable precorrin-2 C20-methyltransferase protein) — protein MKGQLIGVGVGPGDPDLMTLKAVKAIAGADVVGYFAKAGNVSHARTIAQTHFRPDTVELPLLYPVTTEIHRHDDAYRTAIGAFYDASAAAVAEHILAGRTVAVLSEGDPLFYGSYMHLHVRLAQRFPTKVIPGVTGMSGCWSQAGAPIAQGDDVLMVLPGTLDEAELARRLATADAAVIMKVGRNLPKIRRALAAAGRLDRALYVERGTMADCALVPLAERADERAPYFSIVLVPGWERAA, from the coding sequence ATGAAGGGCCAGCTCATCGGCGTGGGCGTCGGCCCCGGCGACCCCGATCTCATGACCCTCAAAGCGGTGAAGGCCATCGCCGGCGCCGACGTGGTGGGCTATTTCGCCAAGGCGGGGAACGTCAGCCACGCGCGCACCATCGCGCAGACGCACTTCCGCCCGGACACGGTGGAGCTGCCCCTGCTCTATCCCGTCACCACCGAGATCCACCGTCACGACGATGCCTATCGCACCGCCATCGGCGCCTTCTACGATGCCTCGGCGGCGGCGGTGGCGGAGCATATCCTCGCCGGGCGCACCGTGGCGGTGCTGAGCGAGGGCGACCCGCTATTCTACGGCTCCTACATGCACCTGCATGTGCGCCTCGCCCAACGCTTCCCCACCAAGGTCATCCCCGGCGTCACCGGCATGTCCGGCTGCTGGTCGCAGGCGGGCGCGCCCATCGCCCAGGGCGACGACGTGCTCATGGTGCTGCCCGGCACGCTGGATGAAGCTGAACTTGCCCGCCGCCTCGCCACGGCCGATGCGGCGGTGATCATGAAGGTGGGCCGCAACCTGCCCAAGATCCGCCGGGCGCTGGCCGCCGCCGGCCGGCTCGACCGCGCGCTCTATGTGGAACGCGGCACCATGGCCGATTGCGCCCTGGTTCCCTTGGCCGAACGGGCGGACGAGCGCGCGCCCTATTTCTCCATTGTGCTGGTGCCCGGCTGGGAGCGCGCGGCATGA
- a CDS encoding Precorrin-8X methylmutase (PFAM: Precorrin-8X methylmutase CbiC/CobH~KEGG: sme:SMc03192 probable precorrin-8X methylmutase protein) — protein MTLPFNYVRDGTAIYERSFAIIRAEADLSRFSPEEEDVAVRMIHACGLVDAARDFVFGPGVVAAARAALQAGAPILCDAQMVAHGITRARLPASNEVVCTLRDPAVPALAEKLGTTRSAAALELWREQLAGAVVAIGNAPTALFHLLEMLDKGAPRPAAILGMPVGFVGAAESKDALAADPRGVPFAIVRGRLGGSAITSAAVNALARAGL, from the coding sequence TCCTTCGCCATTATCCGCGCCGAGGCCGACCTGTCGCGCTTCTCCCCCGAGGAGGAAGACGTGGCGGTGCGCATGATCCACGCCTGCGGGCTGGTGGACGCGGCGCGCGATTTCGTCTTCGGCCCGGGCGTGGTGGCCGCCGCCCGCGCGGCACTGCAAGCCGGCGCGCCCATCCTGTGCGATGCCCAGATGGTGGCCCACGGCATCACCCGCGCCCGCCTGCCAGCCAGCAACGAGGTGGTCTGCACCCTGCGCGATCCCGCCGTGCCGGCGCTGGCCGAAAAGCTCGGCACCACCCGCTCGGCCGCCGCGCTGGAATTGTGGCGCGAGCAGCTTGCCGGCGCGGTCGTCGCCATCGGCAATGCGCCCACCGCCCTCTTCCATTTGCTGGAAATGCTAGACAAGGGCGCACCCCGCCCCGCCGCCATCCTGGGCATGCCGGTGGGCTTCGTGGGCGCGGCGGAATCCAAGGATGCGCTGGCGGCCGATCCGCGCGGCGTGCCGTTCGCCATCGTGCGCGGGCGGCTCGGCGGCAGCGCCATCACCTCGGCCGCCGTCAACGCGCTGGCGAGGGCCGGGCTATGA
- a CDS encoding precorrin-3B C17-methyltransferase (TIGRFAM: precorrin-3B C17-methyltransferase~PFAM: Uroporphyrin-III C/tetrapyrrole (Corrin/Porphyrin) methyltransferase~KEGG: rle:pRL110628 precorrin-3b c(17)-methyltransferase (precorrin-3 methyltransferase) (precorrin-3 methylase)), whose amino-acid sequence MTGGDRRGRITVVGLGPGAARQMTPEAAAAVEAADLVFGYAPYLARLPERPGQERRPSDNREEIARASAALDAAVAGARVAMVSGGDPGVFAMAAAVCEAIEHGPEAWRALDFEVVPGVTAMLAVAARCGAPLGHDFCALSLSDNLKPWALVEKRLLLAAEAGFVIALYNPISRARPWQLGRAFALLRERLAGNVPVVFGRAAGREDERITLATLAEADPAQADMATCVIIGTTDTRIVPRPGLPPLVYAPRSADRPAPRAEGESAPRAGEEPVSPVEESAP is encoded by the coding sequence ATGACTGGCGGCGACCGGCGCGGGCGCATCACCGTGGTGGGCCTCGGCCCCGGTGCGGCCCGGCAGATGACGCCTGAAGCGGCGGCGGCGGTGGAAGCGGCGGACCTGGTCTTCGGCTATGCCCCCTACCTCGCCCGCCTGCCGGAGCGGCCCGGGCAGGAGCGCCGGCCTTCAGACAATCGCGAGGAGATCGCCCGTGCCTCGGCCGCGCTGGATGCGGCCGTTGCCGGCGCGCGGGTCGCCATGGTGTCGGGGGGCGATCCCGGCGTGTTCGCCATGGCCGCCGCTGTGTGCGAGGCCATCGAGCACGGGCCGGAGGCGTGGCGCGCCCTCGATTTCGAGGTGGTGCCCGGCGTCACCGCCATGCTGGCGGTCGCGGCGCGCTGCGGGGCGCCGCTGGGCCACGATTTCTGCGCCCTCTCGCTCTCCGACAATCTGAAGCCCTGGGCGCTGGTGGAAAAGCGCCTGCTGCTGGCGGCGGAGGCCGGCTTCGTCATCGCCCTCTACAATCCCATCAGCCGGGCGCGGCCGTGGCAGCTGGGACGGGCCTTCGCGCTGCTGCGCGAGCGCCTTGCGGGCAACGTGCCGGTGGTGTTCGGCCGCGCGGCGGGACGCGAGGACGAGCGCATCACCCTCGCCACCCTGGCCGAGGCCGACCCGGCGCAGGCTGACATGGCCACCTGCGTGATTATCGGCACCACCGACACCCGCATCGTGCCGCGTCCCGGCCTGCCGCCTTTGGTCTACGCACCCCGCTCGGCGGACAGGCCCGCGCCACGAGCGGAAGGAGAGTCCGCGCCGCGAGCGGGAGAAGAGCCCGTGTCTCCAGTGGAGGAATCCGCGCCGTGA